A single region of the Hyphomicrobiales bacterium genome encodes:
- a CDS encoding Competence protein ComEC has translation MARQKNRAIIVADDGRPPRLAASSLLPGWHVFFPGEARGGLRDLFAVEAERRRAFLWLPVAFGGGIILYFLADAEPSLWPSAIGTAIAVLTAAVTGRHRQLSRVTLAVAAVMAGFAAATWRTRSVEAPVLARPMIAKLGGLVLNVEERPAGPRIVVRVATLGELAANARPAQVRVSLRPGASVKAGDFIEATARLLPPPTAARPGGYDFARDAFFAELGAVGSLVGKVTIRAPPEAPDGWTALTIANDVARNALTQRIANASGGQEGALAAALVTGKRGLITEEVNDALRAAGIYHIVSISGLHMALAAGSLFWAARALLSLWPAMTLAWPVKKIAAVVGMLGATAYCLFSGAEVATQRSLVMTIVMMGAILIDRPALSMRNLALSALICLALRPEALLGPSFQMSFAAVAGMIAFTVRPSGLLAGSAPSSGAYGWLRAVGRWAFLLTTTTTVATIATAPFSAYHFQTLNPFGLLGNAMALPLIELAVMPLSVLGVFASFFELDRPVWWLIGQATVPVLASARAVAELERSRVVVPAFDVGALGLMVVAILWVTLWTTALRWVALYPAAIGLAMAHGAAPPDIYIDRGASGLALRAADSRLVILGKPSGFVLEQWLRADGDGRAIEDPSLRHDTHCDRLGCTARLKNGQMIAFVRDKRAFPEDCGRAAVIVSPLRAPRNCKAVTIIDRRVLDSSGAIMLTQAPNNAGFSQIQALSTASRPWITGVKPPQPSVSPSERKMPTAALPAPTRQSLDPLDATSEITGEGEEREPFSSGAED, from the coding sequence ATGGCCCGCCAAAAGAACCGCGCGATCATTGTCGCCGATGACGGCAGACCGCCGCGTCTTGCCGCCAGCAGCCTGCTGCCGGGGTGGCATGTCTTCTTTCCAGGCGAGGCGCGCGGCGGCCTTCGGGATCTCTTCGCCGTCGAGGCGGAACGGCGGCGGGCCTTCCTGTGGCTGCCCGTCGCGTTCGGCGGCGGCATTATTCTCTACTTTCTTGCCGACGCGGAGCCGTCCCTGTGGCCGTCAGCGATTGGAACGGCCATCGCGGTTCTCACGGCGGCTGTCACAGGCCGCCATCGCCAGCTTTCCAGGGTGACGCTCGCGGTCGCGGCCGTCATGGCGGGATTTGCCGCGGCGACATGGCGTACGCGCAGCGTAGAAGCGCCCGTCCTCGCCCGGCCGATGATTGCCAAGCTCGGCGGGCTTGTTCTGAACGTCGAGGAGCGCCCGGCGGGACCGCGCATCGTCGTCAGGGTCGCAACCCTTGGAGAACTGGCGGCGAATGCTCGCCCCGCCCAGGTGCGCGTTTCCCTTCGCCCGGGCGCGAGTGTCAAGGCGGGCGACTTCATCGAGGCGACAGCCCGCCTTCTGCCGCCGCCAACTGCGGCGCGCCCTGGCGGCTATGATTTCGCCAGGGATGCCTTCTTCGCCGAACTGGGAGCGGTCGGCTCGCTCGTCGGAAAGGTGACAATCCGTGCGCCACCCGAGGCGCCGGATGGCTGGACAGCACTGACCATTGCCAACGACGTCGCCCGCAATGCCCTGACCCAGCGCATCGCCAACGCGTCAGGGGGGCAGGAGGGGGCTCTCGCGGCGGCCCTGGTCACGGGCAAGCGCGGACTGATCACGGAGGAGGTCAACGACGCCCTGCGCGCGGCCGGCATCTATCACATCGTGTCGATCTCCGGCCTCCATATGGCTCTCGCCGCGGGAAGCCTGTTCTGGGCTGCGCGCGCGCTGCTCTCGCTGTGGCCGGCGATGACGCTCGCTTGGCCGGTGAAGAAAATCGCCGCAGTCGTCGGGATGCTCGGCGCCACCGCCTATTGCCTGTTCTCCGGTGCCGAAGTCGCGACCCAGCGCTCTCTCGTGATGACCATCGTCATGATGGGCGCAATCCTGATCGACCGGCCAGCCCTCTCCATGCGCAACCTCGCCTTGTCCGCGCTGATCTGCCTAGCGTTGCGCCCGGAAGCCCTGCTGGGTCCAAGTTTCCAGATGTCCTTCGCGGCGGTTGCCGGAATGATCGCCTTTACTGTCAGGCCCTCGGGGCTCCTCGCCGGAAGCGCCCCGTCCTCGGGCGCCTACGGCTGGCTGCGGGCCGTGGGGCGATGGGCCTTTCTTCTGACGACGACCACGACCGTCGCGACCATTGCCACGGCGCCGTTCAGCGCCTATCATTTCCAGACCCTTAACCCGTTCGGCCTGCTGGGCAACGCCATGGCGTTGCCGCTGATCGAACTCGCGGTCATGCCGCTCTCGGTGCTCGGCGTCTTTGCGTCCTTCTTCGAGCTTGATCGGCCGGTCTGGTGGCTGATCGGGCAGGCGACGGTCCCGGTGCTGGCCTCCGCCCGCGCGGTCGCCGAACTCGAACGCTCACGCGTCGTCGTCCCTGCCTTCGATGTCGGGGCTCTCGGACTGATGGTCGTCGCCATCCTCTGGGTCACGCTGTGGACGACAGCCTTGCGCTGGGTTGCGCTGTACCCCGCAGCGATCGGGCTCGCGATGGCCCATGGCGCGGCGCCTCCTGACATCTACATCGACCGCGGTGCGAGCGGACTGGCCCTGCGCGCCGCCGACAGCCGGCTCGTCATCCTCGGCAAGCCGTCGGGCTTCGTGCTGGAACAATGGTTACGCGCCGATGGCGACGGACGCGCGATAGAGGATCCCTCCCTGCGTCACGACACGCACTGCGACCGGCTTGGCTGCACCGCTCGTTTGAAGAACGGTCAGATGATCGCCTTCGTTCGTGACAAACGCGCTTTCCCCGAGGATTGCGGACGTGCCGCGGTCATCGTCAGCCCTCTTCGGGCGCCACGGAACTGCAAGGCCGTCACGATCATCGATCGGCGTGTTCTCGACAGCAGCGGTGCCATCATGCTGACGCAGGCCCCCAATAACGCGGGCTTCAGCCAGATCCAGGCCCTATCGACCGCGTCGCGGCCCTGGATCACTGGCGTCAAACCACCGCAACCCTCGGTCAGCCCCTCAGAGCGAAAAATGCCAACCGCCGCTTTGCCTGCCCCAACACGTCAAAGTCTCGATCCTCTCGATGCCACATCGGAAATCACCGGAGAGGGGGAGGAGAGGGAACCGTTCAGTAGCGGCGCAGAAGACTGA
- the gltX gene encoding Glutamate--tRNA ligase 1: protein MTETVVTRFAPSPTGFLHIGGARTALFNWLYARRNGGKMLLRIEDTDRERSTEAAIAAILDGLSWLGLDWDGDAIHQFSRAARHREVAEDLLARGRAYYCYATPQELEAMREEARREGRPLRYDGRWRDRPSSEAPADVKPVIRLRAPTEGETVIDDQVQGRVTWQNKDLDDLVLLRSDGTPTYMLAVIVDDHDMGVTHIIRGDDHLTNAARQKQIYEALGWDVPIMAHIPLIHGPDGAKLSKRHGALGIDAYRSMGYLPTALRNYLVRLGWSHGDQEFFSTEEMIAAFDLGSIGRSPARFDFAKLENLNGHYMRSADDEALVRALEDILPELGPARGLGPTLPADLREKLLAAMPGLKERAKTLVELLDSASFIYVSRPLACDDKAIALLNAEGRERLALVLPALEGINDWSNQTTEAAVRATATEAGLKLGQLAQPLRAALTGRGTSPSLFDVMTVLGRDESLGRIRDQLP from the coding sequence ATGACCGAAACCGTCGTTACGCGTTTCGCGCCTTCGCCAACAGGCTTCCTGCATATTGGCGGCGCCCGCACGGCCCTGTTCAACTGGCTCTATGCCCGCCGGAATGGCGGCAAGATGCTGCTGAGAATCGAGGACACCGATCGCGAACGCTCCACGGAAGCGGCCATCGCCGCCATCCTCGATGGCTTGAGCTGGCTCGGGCTCGACTGGGATGGTGATGCCATTCACCAGTTCTCCCGCGCGGCACGGCACCGGGAGGTCGCCGAGGATCTGCTTGCGCGCGGGCGTGCCTATTATTGCTATGCGACGCCTCAGGAACTCGAAGCCATGCGCGAGGAGGCACGGCGCGAGGGGCGGCCGTTGCGCTATGACGGGCGCTGGCGTGACCGTCCGTCCTCGGAGGCGCCGGCCGACGTCAAGCCGGTGATCCGCCTGCGCGCGCCGACCGAAGGCGAGACCGTGATCGATGATCAGGTGCAGGGCCGTGTCACGTGGCAGAACAAGGATCTGGACGATCTCGTACTGCTGCGCTCGGACGGCACGCCGACCTATATGCTCGCGGTCATCGTCGATGATCACGACATGGGTGTCACCCATATCATCCGCGGCGACGATCATCTCACCAACGCCGCGCGGCAAAAGCAGATCTACGAGGCGCTCGGCTGGGACGTGCCTATCATGGCCCATATCCCGCTGATTCATGGTCCGGACGGCGCCAAACTCTCGAAGCGTCATGGCGCGCTCGGCATCGACGCCTATCGCTCCATGGGCTATCTGCCCACGGCGCTGCGCAACTATCTCGTGCGCCTCGGCTGGAGCCATGGCGATCAGGAGTTCTTTTCTACCGAAGAGATGATCGCGGCCTTCGATCTCGGCTCCATCGGGCGTTCTCCCGCCCGTTTTGACTTTGCGAAGCTGGAGAACCTCAACGGCCACTACATGCGAAGCGCCGACGACGAGGCTCTGGTGCGGGCGCTGGAAGATATTCTGCCGGAGCTCGGGCCGGCGCGCGGCCTCGGGCCGACCTTGCCGGCTGACCTGCGTGAAAAGCTGCTTGCGGCGATGCCCGGTCTCAAGGAGCGTGCCAAGACTCTGGTTGAACTTCTTGATAGTGCTTCATTTATCTATGTATCTCGACCTCTCGCCTGCGACGACAAGGCGATTGCGCTTCTCAATGCAGAGGGCCGGGAGCGGCTTGCCCTGGTGCTTCCTGCGCTTGAGGGAATCAATGACTGGAGCAACCAGACGACCGAGGCCGCAGTGAGGGCGACCGCGACCGAGGCGGGACTGAAGCTCGGCCAATTGGCGCAACCCCTTCGTGCGGCCCTGACCGGCCGGGGCACCTCGCCTAGCCTCTTCGATGTCATGACAGTACTCGGACGTGATGAAAGTTTAGGCCGTATCCGCGATCAGCTGCCCTGA